The proteins below are encoded in one region of Paenibacillus albus:
- a CDS encoding phosphatase PAP2 family protein: MTLFDNMTTVAVYTAITVTLLIWFGAARNPFTVAGLFIREMISNRKYMLHFVAVILILFCNKLELRVESTLTQSYDFATFFQSIEGNFVSTFQHTFENKYLTMFLSFMYVVVFQALLIASIAIYTNRSKDRMMFYAICYAIMINYLVAIPFYLFLPVNEVWLHDPQHVRFLMLDVFPDFENQYRALSGVDNCFPSLHTSISVTLAILAVRSGIKRWAWFCCICACIIIFAIFYLGIHWLIDMCGGLVLATVASTVGMKLSRLTLSQRSRRGRSAKTPAQVQFLREDAK, encoded by the coding sequence ATGACTTTGTTTGACAACATGACGACGGTCGCAGTCTACACGGCCATTACCGTGACGCTGCTGATCTGGTTTGGAGCTGCTCGTAACCCATTCACCGTCGCAGGATTGTTCATAAGAGAAATGATTTCCAATCGCAAATATATGCTCCACTTCGTCGCTGTTATCTTAATTCTGTTCTGCAATAAATTAGAACTTCGGGTTGAAAGCACTTTGACGCAATCGTATGACTTCGCTACATTCTTCCAGTCCATTGAAGGCAATTTCGTCAGCACATTTCAGCATACGTTCGAGAATAAATACTTAACGATGTTCCTCTCCTTTATGTATGTCGTTGTGTTTCAAGCATTGCTCATCGCTTCCATAGCTATTTATACGAATCGCAGCAAAGACCGGATGATGTTCTACGCCATTTGTTACGCGATCATGATTAACTATCTGGTGGCGATCCCGTTCTATCTGTTCCTGCCAGTCAACGAAGTGTGGCTGCATGATCCGCAGCATGTCCGGTTCCTAATGCTTGATGTATTCCCGGATTTCGAGAACCAATATCGTGCGCTATCCGGCGTGGACAACTGCTTCCCAAGCCTGCATACATCCATTTCTGTGACACTTGCCATCCTTGCAGTCCGCTCCGGCATTAAGCGGTGGGCGTGGTTCTGCTGTATCTGTGCATGTATCATCATCTTTGCGATTTTCTACTTGGGCATCCACTGGCTTATCGATATGTGCGGCGGCCTTGTACTCGCAACAGTCGCATCGACTGTTGGAATGAAACTAAGCAGGCTGACACTCTCACAGCGCAGTCGTCGCGGCAGATCGGCTAAAACACCTGCACAGGTTCAGTTCCTTCGTGAGGACGCCAAATAA
- a CDS encoding TIGR04086 family membrane protein, giving the protein MKPINAMKNVPKVHMASPMLSGILYASVWLALGALLLSAMLRWGSMQETQLPMYSLMVHGCSSLAGGFVAGKRSGTRGWYYGGLLGIAYGILILIVSFLASNTGISGRTFTMLVETLLSGALGGMIGVNAKRS; this is encoded by the coding sequence ATGAAACCGATTAATGCCATGAAAAATGTTCCAAAAGTCCACATGGCTTCGCCCATGCTATCCGGCATTCTGTATGCTTCCGTATGGCTTGCACTTGGCGCACTGCTCTTGTCTGCAATGCTGCGATGGGGCAGCATGCAAGAAACTCAGCTTCCCATGTACAGCTTAATGGTGCACGGCTGTTCATCGCTCGCCGGCGGCTTCGTGGCAGGTAAACGTTCAGGTACGCGCGGCTGGTATTATGGAGGGCTGCTCGGGATCGCCTACGGCATCCTCATTCTCATTGTCAGCTTCCTTGCGTCGAATACCGGCATTAGCGGCCGCACTTTCACCATGCTGGTTGAAACCCTTCTCAGCGGCGCACTCGGCGGTATGATCGGCGTAAATGCCAAACGCTCATAG
- the yajC gene encoding preprotein translocase subunit YajC, protein MSAASLLPFVLMFAVFYFLLIRPQQRKSKQRNSMLSSLKKGDKIVTIGGMHGTILEISDDKVVLRVNDSTKITFDRSAINNVTSTSAATSAVQAEPVVEKKEEKADNIKA, encoded by the coding sequence ATGTCAGCAGCATCTTTACTCCCATTTGTACTTATGTTCGCGGTATTCTACTTCCTACTAATTCGTCCACAACAGCGCAAGTCGAAGCAGCGTAATTCCATGCTTAGCTCGCTCAAGAAAGGCGATAAGATCGTAACGATCGGTGGTATGCACGGTACGATCCTGGAAATTTCCGACGACAAGGTAGTACTACGCGTGAACGACTCCACGAAGATTACGTTCGACCGCAGTGCAATCAATAACGTTACTTCGACAAGTGCCGCTACATCAGCGGTACAAGCCGAGCCTGTTGTTGAGAAGAAAGAAGAGAAGGCAGATAACATTAAAGCCTAG
- the spoVB gene encoding stage V sporulation protein B yields the protein MTKQTFIKGALILLIAGVVNRILAFVPRIALPRIIGAEGVGIYQLGYPFLIVLLTFITGGIPLAVAKWIAEAESSGDSKRVKQVFRAAMALTVGLSVLLTLLFILLTPWISTKLMTDHRVYQTLRMMSPLLIIIGVSSVYRGYFQGKANMIPTALSQTLETIIRIIFALLFAKLLLPYGLEWGAAGAMLGVVAGEIAGFAILLWQYASDRKRVKLAIIREDEEEDDDDAARPVNREPVMRKLINLSIPVTASRMIGSFSYLLESILTARALFAAGIATSAATAQYGALQGMIIPILLLPTALTYSLAVSLVPTLSEAAAKGDKTTIHKRLHQSMRLSLVTGAPFVVVMILFAEPICRVLYNHAEIAPMLKWIAPVGLFIYMQAPLQAALQALDKPATALMNTFIGASVKLVLIMELASQPKLGIYGALIAINVNIVLVTVLHWISVVRATGFSMQLIDFLKVGSAMFIMGAASLWIMNLQALPALWHNLIIACFAGILIYLILMVMMRIIDRNDAARIPFLGRWFRP from the coding sequence GTGACGAAGCAAACGTTTATTAAAGGTGCACTCATATTACTCATTGCAGGAGTCGTAAATCGGATCCTTGCATTCGTGCCAAGAATTGCACTCCCAAGAATTATCGGCGCCGAAGGCGTCGGAATTTACCAGCTTGGTTATCCTTTTCTCATCGTGCTGCTCACCTTCATTACGGGAGGGATACCGCTGGCTGTGGCGAAGTGGATCGCAGAAGCTGAATCAAGCGGTGATTCGAAGCGCGTGAAGCAGGTATTCCGTGCAGCGATGGCGCTCACCGTCGGCTTGTCCGTGCTGCTTACCTTATTGTTTATCCTACTTACTCCGTGGATATCGACGAAGCTCATGACCGATCACCGCGTCTATCAGACACTGCGCATGATGTCCCCGCTGCTTATCATTATTGGAGTCTCTTCCGTCTACCGAGGCTATTTTCAAGGAAAAGCGAATATGATACCGACTGCGCTTTCGCAAACATTGGAGACGATTATCCGAATCATTTTTGCTCTTTTATTTGCGAAACTGCTCTTGCCATACGGGCTTGAGTGGGGCGCTGCAGGCGCGATGCTCGGCGTTGTGGCTGGAGAGATCGCAGGCTTTGCCATTCTGCTCTGGCAGTATGCAAGCGACCGTAAACGCGTGAAGCTGGCCATTATCCGGGAAGATGAAGAAGAGGATGATGACGATGCAGCTCGCCCTGTTAATCGCGAGCCGGTCATGCGCAAGTTGATTAACCTATCCATTCCCGTTACGGCAAGCCGAATGATTGGCTCGTTCTCGTATCTCCTTGAATCTATTCTAACCGCTCGCGCTTTGTTCGCAGCCGGCATAGCAACAAGCGCTGCAACCGCACAATATGGAGCCCTTCAAGGGATGATTATCCCGATCCTGCTCCTCCCGACAGCACTAACCTACTCCCTGGCCGTCTCCCTTGTCCCAACACTGTCTGAGGCCGCTGCCAAAGGGGACAAGACGACTATTCATAAGCGTCTTCACCAATCCATGCGGCTCTCTCTCGTCACCGGTGCACCGTTCGTCGTTGTCATGATCCTGTTCGCTGAGCCGATTTGCCGTGTGTTATACAATCACGCCGAAATCGCGCCGATGCTGAAGTGGATTGCGCCCGTCGGGTTGTTTATCTATATGCAAGCACCGCTGCAGGCTGCGCTTCAAGCGCTTGACAAGCCTGCAACGGCGCTGATGAATACGTTCATCGGGGCTTCCGTAAAGCTTGTTCTCATCATGGAGCTCGCTTCACAGCCGAAGCTCGGCATCTATGGCGCACTGATCGCGATTAATGTCAACATCGTGCTCGTCACCGTTCTCCACTGGATCAGCGTAGTACGGGCGACTGGTTTCAGCATGCAGCTGATAGACTTCCTGAAAGTCGGCTCCGCCATGTTTATCATGGGTGCTGCTTCGCTCTGGATCATGAACCTGCAAGCACTGCCTGCACTTTGGCATAACCTCATAATCGCTTGCTTCGCGGGAATTCTCATCTACTTGATCCTCATGGTGATGATGCGAATTATTGACCGCAACGACGCAGCGCGAATTCCTTTTCTAGGCCGCTGGTTCCGTCCTTAA
- the queA gene encoding tRNA preQ1(34) S-adenosylmethionine ribosyltransferase-isomerase QueA encodes MNVNDFDFELPEQLIAQTPLADRTASRLLTLNHATGEVEHHSFPHLAEMLQEGDTLILNDTRVMPARLMGVKSDTGAKVELLLLKQLEDDRWETLAKPGKRLKVGAQLSFGDDGNGGPLLRATVVAEGEMGGREVEFHYDGIFNELLDRLGDMPLPPYIKERLDDRERYQTVYAKHEGSAAAPTAGLHFTKPFLEKLQSKGVQIGYITLHVGLGTFRPMSVDTIEEHTMHSEYYELSEETAAMLRAAKERGGRIVAVGTTSCRTLETVASRFAYEDIRACSGWTDIFIFPGYEFKLVNALLTNFHLPKSTLVMLVSALAGRSAVMKAYKEAIEQEYRFFSFGDAMFIY; translated from the coding sequence ATGAATGTAAATGATTTTGATTTTGAACTGCCGGAGCAGCTCATTGCTCAGACTCCGCTTGCAGATCGTACAGCTTCGCGTCTGTTGACGCTAAACCATGCTACCGGAGAGGTAGAGCATCATTCTTTCCCTCATCTTGCGGAGATGCTGCAAGAAGGCGATACGCTCATCTTGAATGACACGCGTGTGATGCCCGCAAGACTGATGGGCGTGAAGTCGGATACAGGTGCAAAAGTAGAGCTTCTGCTCCTTAAGCAGCTTGAAGACGACCGCTGGGAGACGCTTGCTAAGCCGGGCAAGAGGCTGAAGGTTGGCGCTCAGCTATCCTTCGGCGACGATGGGAATGGCGGGCCGCTTCTTCGTGCTACTGTTGTCGCAGAAGGCGAGATGGGTGGACGTGAGGTTGAGTTCCACTATGATGGTATCTTCAATGAACTGCTAGACCGTCTTGGCGACATGCCGTTGCCGCCCTACATCAAGGAGAGACTTGATGATCGCGAACGGTACCAGACGGTGTACGCGAAGCATGAAGGCTCGGCAGCGGCGCCGACAGCGGGGCTTCACTTCACGAAGCCATTCCTCGAGAAGCTGCAGAGCAAAGGGGTGCAGATCGGCTATATTACGCTGCATGTCGGACTCGGGACGTTCCGTCCCATGTCAGTTGACACGATCGAAGAGCACACCATGCATTCGGAGTATTACGAGCTGAGTGAAGAGACAGCCGCTATGCTTCGTGCCGCGAAGGAGCGAGGCGGAAGAATTGTTGCCGTTGGCACAACTTCTTGCCGAACACTTGAAACCGTTGCATCCCGGTTTGCGTATGAAGACATACGGGCATGCAGTGGCTGGACCGACATCTTTATTTTCCCGGGCTATGAATTCAAGCTCGTGAATGCACTGCTGACCAACTTCCATCTGCCGAAGTCGACGCTCGTGATGCTTGTGAGCGCGCTGGCTGGACGTTCAGCGGTGATGAAAGCGTACAAGGAAGCGATTGAACAGGAATATCGGTTCTTCAGCTTCGGTGACGCAATGTTTATTTATTAG
- a CDS encoding SpoIID/LytB domain-containing protein — MSGVNVHANETKEPARMLFRMPKTMRTVTAILAGVIGLSVWTALPSNGAAVPSLDTIRVGIFMDTNKYKLNTAAASFSSAGTLQVGLRLPSGVIPMFQTGSGEMIRFTLDDYKPMLLESTNYQTALALLKRLKAMGGSGMMTTTNDPRGKVYQIVEGSYPSAAEAKAAGDRWLKDATVAGYTGKGSNATLIGPLHLETGMSYASKSEAVKAAQSLSASGAEAYAALKQSGSAAVYTVLIGAESDQTALGKVKAAALQANPALALAIRQTDAANVYSLIRDDYTTAESASKPPVALYSVPAAGAKLWVATTAESGIKLTERYNRSYRGSFEVSGLNNKLAVINELPFEQYVYAVVGAEMPASWPAEALKSQAIAARTYALYQGFGFQVAHVVDTTLSQAYGGIGSEKPTTIAAVDATRGEVAMYNGKLIETVFSSSAGGMTADSKEIWGSDIAYLKSVSSPDTASEKGLYKWYRIVAPSGSVGYMREDLLDVTDQVSPAGQPLLRVKTNGSKMRPIPLIQDDVPVVDSVNAGTLVVQLDKVTQSNEMSWVRGSYSADALLKLTQGKLQKAISGKITTLEVSQRGPSGRPTEIQVNGQKLQVKNPDGYRSAFGGLPSTFFTIDETARVTMAGAGNSLRNRPEDSSAVYIQGGDGSARELKTSNYFILGGDGQVRAATKDPGFRFVGNGYGHGVGLSQYGARGLAELGYDYKYIMQYYYKDAKIVKE; from the coding sequence ATGAGTGGCGTTAACGTTCATGCGAACGAGACGAAAGAACCGGCACGAATGCTGTTTCGGATGCCGAAGACGATGCGAACGGTTACCGCGATTTTGGCTGGCGTAATTGGACTTTCTGTGTGGACGGCGCTTCCATCAAATGGAGCGGCTGTTCCATCTCTAGATACGATACGCGTTGGAATATTCATGGATACGAACAAGTATAAGCTGAATACTGCTGCAGCTTCATTCAGTTCAGCTGGAACATTGCAAGTTGGGCTTAGATTGCCGTCAGGGGTCATCCCAATGTTTCAGACGGGCAGCGGAGAGATGATCCGATTCACGCTGGATGATTACAAGCCGATGCTGCTTGAATCCACCAACTACCAGACTGCACTTGCGTTATTGAAGCGGCTGAAGGCGATGGGCGGTTCGGGTATGATGACGACGACGAATGATCCAAGAGGGAAAGTATATCAGATCGTTGAAGGCTCTTACCCTTCAGCTGCCGAGGCGAAGGCGGCAGGTGATCGATGGCTTAAAGACGCTACCGTTGCCGGGTACACCGGCAAGGGCAGCAATGCCACTTTGATTGGGCCGTTACATCTCGAGACAGGGATGTCATATGCCTCGAAGAGTGAAGCGGTAAAAGCAGCTCAGTCACTCAGTGCGAGCGGTGCTGAAGCATATGCTGCGCTTAAGCAGTCCGGTAGTGCCGCGGTCTACACGGTACTGATCGGTGCAGAGAGCGACCAGACCGCGCTTGGTAAAGTAAAAGCTGCTGCGCTGCAAGCGAATCCTGCGCTTGCGCTTGCGATTCGTCAGACCGATGCAGCGAATGTCTATTCGCTGATCAGGGACGATTACACGACTGCGGAGTCCGCTTCCAAGCCGCCAGTCGCTCTTTATTCCGTTCCGGCTGCAGGAGCAAAGCTGTGGGTTGCTACAACTGCTGAGTCGGGCATTAAGCTGACCGAGAGATACAATCGCAGCTACCGGGGAAGCTTTGAAGTGAGCGGCTTGAACAACAAGCTTGCTGTTATCAACGAACTGCCATTCGAACAATACGTATACGCGGTTGTCGGTGCAGAGATGCCTGCATCCTGGCCGGCAGAAGCGTTAAAGTCGCAAGCGATTGCGGCGCGTACCTATGCTCTCTATCAAGGGTTCGGGTTTCAAGTCGCCCATGTGGTCGATACGACGCTTAGTCAAGCCTATGGGGGCATTGGCTCCGAGAAACCGACGACGATCGCAGCGGTAGATGCGACCCGCGGGGAAGTCGCGATGTATAACGGCAAGCTCATCGAGACGGTGTTCTCCTCGAGCGCTGGCGGCATGACCGCTGATTCCAAAGAAATTTGGGGAAGCGACATTGCATACCTGAAGAGCGTCTCGAGTCCTGACACCGCATCAGAGAAGGGGCTTTACAAGTGGTACCGGATAGTGGCGCCGAGTGGTTCTGTCGGATATATGCGAGAGGATTTGCTCGATGTGACAGACCAGGTCTCACCAGCAGGACAACCTCTGCTGCGCGTCAAAACAAACGGTTCGAAGATGCGGCCGATCCCGCTCATTCAAGATGATGTTCCGGTCGTAGACTCTGTAAACGCTGGTACTCTTGTCGTTCAATTGGACAAGGTGACGCAGTCCAATGAGATGTCATGGGTTCGCGGCAGTTATTCGGCGGATGCGCTGCTCAAGCTTACGCAAGGGAAGCTGCAGAAGGCGATCAGCGGCAAGATTACAACGCTTGAGGTCAGTCAGCGGGGCCCTTCAGGCAGACCAACCGAAATTCAAGTTAACGGTCAGAAGCTGCAGGTTAAGAATCCCGATGGTTATCGTTCAGCATTCGGCGGCTTGCCGAGTACGTTCTTTACGATTGACGAGACCGCAAGAGTGACGATGGCGGGGGCGGGTAACTCGCTTCGCAATCGGCCTGAAGACAGCAGTGCCGTCTATATTCAAGGCGGCGACGGTTCTGCGCGAGAGTTGAAGACGTCGAACTACTTCATCCTAGGCGGAGACGGGCAGGTTCGGGCTGCGACCAAGGATCCAGGCTTCCGCTTTGTCGGTAACGGTTATGGGCATGGCGTAGGCTTGTCCCAATACGGGGCACGCGGATTGGCAGAGCTTGGGTATGACTACAAATATATAATGCAATACTACTACAAAGACGCGAAGATCGTTAAGGAATGA
- the tgt gene encoding tRNA guanosine(34) transglycosylase Tgt, producing MAITYELIKTCKQTGARLGRVHTPHGVIETPAFMPVGTQATVKTISPEELKTLDAHIILSNTYHLFIRPGHEIVRQAGGLHKFMNWDRPILTDSGGFQVFSLSNMRKISEEGVEFRSHLNGDKLFISPEKAMEIQNALGSDIMMAFDECAPYPAEYDYVKKSLERTTRWAERCLASHARPQDQALFAIVQGGMYEDLRRQSALELTSMDFPGYAIGGLSVGEPKDLMYNVLDCTVPLLPTNKPRYLMGVGSPDALLDGSIRGIDMFDCVLPTRIARNGTTMTSQGRLVIRNAKFADDFGPLDPECSCYTCTNYSRAYIRHLIKADETFGIRLTTIHNLHFLLELMRNVRKAIMEDRLLDFRNEFFETYGLNESNKGF from the coding sequence GTGGCAATCACCTATGAATTAATTAAAACATGCAAACAAACAGGAGCGCGTCTGGGTCGCGTGCATACACCGCACGGCGTCATTGAGACGCCAGCCTTCATGCCGGTCGGCACACAGGCAACAGTCAAGACGATCAGCCCGGAAGAGCTGAAGACGCTTGATGCTCATATTATTCTAAGCAATACATACCACCTGTTCATTCGCCCAGGCCATGAGATCGTCCGCCAAGCTGGCGGGCTGCATAAGTTCATGAACTGGGACCGTCCGATATTGACGGACAGCGGCGGTTTTCAAGTGTTCAGCCTTAGCAACATGCGTAAGATTAGTGAAGAAGGCGTCGAGTTCCGCAGCCATCTGAACGGAGACAAGCTGTTCATCTCGCCTGAGAAGGCGATGGAGATTCAGAATGCGCTTGGCTCCGACATTATGATGGCATTCGACGAATGCGCGCCGTATCCGGCTGAATACGATTATGTGAAAAAGTCGCTGGAACGGACGACACGTTGGGCGGAACGGTGCCTTGCTTCACATGCCCGTCCGCAGGACCAAGCATTGTTCGCCATCGTTCAAGGCGGCATGTACGAGGACCTGCGCCGTCAGAGCGCGCTGGAGTTGACTTCCATGGATTTCCCGGGGTATGCTATTGGTGGATTAAGCGTCGGAGAACCGAAGGATCTCATGTACAATGTTCTCGATTGTACGGTTCCGCTGCTGCCAACCAATAAGCCTCGTTATCTGATGGGCGTTGGTTCGCCTGACGCACTGCTTGACGGCTCCATTCGCGGTATCGACATGTTCGACTGCGTATTGCCGACACGTATTGCGCGCAACGGAACGACCATGACCAGCCAAGGACGCCTTGTCATCCGCAACGCCAAGTTCGCTGATGATTTCGGTCCGCTTGATCCGGAATGCAGCTGTTATACGTGCACGAACTACTCGCGAGCGTATATCCGCCATTTAATTAAAGCAGATGAGACATTTGGAATTCGGTTAACTACGATTCACAATCTGCACTTCCTGCTGGAGCTCATGCGTAATGTGCGTAAAGCGATTATGGAAGACAGGCTGCTTGATTTCCGCAACGAATTTTTTGAAACTTATGGCTTGAACGAGAGCAATAAAGGCTTTTAA
- a CDS encoding post-transcriptional regulator: MTGDNEPLTSEEWVESIEHLCQSKAEEFRMIGYEHVSGSDVWECVNDRYKKTGQPAMHQVVNDILSLKVTKFMNFMTISAYKGTHF, from the coding sequence ATGACAGGTGATAACGAGCCGTTAACAAGCGAAGAGTGGGTCGAGTCCATCGAGCATCTATGTCAAAGCAAAGCCGAAGAGTTTCGTATGATTGGCTACGAGCATGTCTCAGGCAGCGATGTGTGGGAATGCGTAAATGATCGGTACAAGAAGACGGGGCAGCCTGCAATGCACCAGGTCGTAAATGACATTTTATCGCTCAAAGTGACAAAATTTATGAATTTTATGACGATTAGTGCCTATAAAGGAACCCATTTTTAA
- a CDS encoding thiol-disulfide oxidoreductase DCC family protein → MARTPKQSEERSREKLIVLYDGECNLCLASVKRLKELQSSSIIRYIAVQALEETYETIPGLDHVTTEQLLTKIHVVEMNGTLHAGAAGIVRILRTTRGLRWLAWLYRVPGLHSAADGLYRIIAAKRYDWFGKADQSCHEGACALPPRKE, encoded by the coding sequence ATGGCCCGAACACCGAAACAGTCGGAAGAGCGAAGTCGCGAGAAACTGATTGTGTTATATGACGGTGAGTGCAATTTATGCTTGGCAAGCGTGAAGCGCTTGAAAGAGCTGCAATCGAGCTCGATTATTCGTTATATTGCTGTTCAAGCATTGGAGGAGACGTACGAGACCATTCCCGGTCTTGATCATGTGACAACGGAGCAGCTGCTAACGAAGATTCATGTCGTGGAGATGAATGGTACGCTGCATGCCGGAGCGGCAGGAATAGTCCGTATCTTGCGCACGACGCGAGGGCTGCGCTGGCTTGCGTGGCTATATCGAGTGCCAGGTCTCCACAGTGCGGCTGACGGGCTATACCGGATCATTGCGGCTAAGCGCTATGATTGGTTTGGCAAAGCGGATCAGAGCTGTCATGAAGGGGCTTGTGCACTGCCGCCGCGCAAGGAATAG
- a CDS encoding DUF421 domain-containing protein, translating into MEFMELTFRTLLIYVVVFLIMRLMGKREIGKLSVFDLVISVMIAEIAVFVIEDTKRPVLDGILPMIVLLVVQVGIALISLKSRKMRMLMDGKPTVLVERGKLNREAMRKQRYNLDDLLLQFRENKTNIADVEFAILETTGKLSIIQKDVKARDSSEHKESQGSSSNSNSESSFPKPFPRNYRFESLPVPLIMDGEIQKTNLEQLGKDRFWLNNQLRQRGIVDAKQVFLLTIDHRGKLFLDARRTRGPHK; encoded by the coding sequence ATGGAATTTATGGAATTGACGTTCCGTACGCTTCTCATCTACGTTGTTGTTTTTCTCATCATGCGCTTGATGGGAAAGCGGGAAATCGGCAAGCTGTCCGTGTTTGATCTTGTCATTTCAGTCATGATCGCCGAAATTGCAGTGTTCGTTATTGAGGATACGAAGCGGCCGGTGCTTGACGGAATTCTGCCGATGATTGTGCTGCTCGTGGTGCAAGTCGGAATCGCGCTGATTTCGCTGAAAAGCCGGAAAATGCGTATGCTGATGGACGGTAAGCCGACTGTACTGGTTGAGCGAGGGAAGCTGAACAGGGAAGCTATGCGCAAGCAGCGCTATAATTTGGATGATCTGCTGCTTCAGTTTCGGGAGAATAAGACGAACATTGCCGATGTGGAATTCGCAATTCTGGAAACAACCGGGAAGCTTTCGATCATCCAGAAGGATGTCAAGGCACGCGACAGCTCAGAACATAAGGAGTCACAAGGCTCGAGCTCAAATTCGAATTCGGAATCTTCGTTCCCGAAGCCTTTTCCGCGAAATTATCGGTTTGAGTCACTGCCTGTTCCGCTCATTATGGACGGAGAAATTCAGAAGACGAATTTGGAGCAGCTCGGAAAGGATCGGTTCTGGCTGAACAATCAGCTTCGACAGAGGGGAATCGTCGATGCAAAGCAAGTGTTCCTCCTGACGATAGACCATCGAGGCAAGCTGTTTCTGGATGCAAGGCGAACGAGAGGTCCGCATAAGTAA
- a CDS encoding DUF421 domain-containing protein encodes MSSWIEIALRTLSAVAFLLLMTKLLGKRQVTELSVFEYITGITIGNVAAYISLDTDAQWYLGFLALGVWVAVSLGIELLQLKSKRVRNWIDGTPTVLIQKGKVLEKNLKRERLTTDELLQQLRTKDVFNVDQVEFAVMESSGAINVLLKSEHQPITPKTLGMRVPNEHEPKPVIMDGKVLSDTLNQRGYDVKWLEKELKKSDLYIEDVFLAQLDDYGSLYLDLYDDKVKVPKSTQSQAALLAQLKKCEADMEMYGMLTADESEKLKYAACSKQLKHLIDEVRPLIYQ; translated from the coding sequence ATGTCTTCTTGGATTGAAATTGCCCTTCGTACGTTGTCTGCTGTAGCTTTCCTGCTCCTGATGACGAAATTGCTAGGGAAGAGACAGGTGACGGAGCTGTCCGTGTTCGAATACATTACGGGGATCACAATTGGTAACGTTGCCGCTTATATATCGCTGGACACCGATGCCCAGTGGTACTTGGGATTTCTCGCCCTGGGCGTGTGGGTTGCGGTCTCGCTTGGGATCGAATTGCTGCAGTTGAAGAGCAAAAGGGTGCGAAACTGGATTGATGGTACACCTACCGTACTCATTCAGAAAGGGAAAGTATTGGAGAAAAACTTGAAGAGGGAGCGACTCACGACGGACGAGCTGCTGCAGCAGCTGCGTACGAAAGACGTGTTCAACGTCGATCAAGTTGAATTTGCCGTTATGGAATCAAGCGGTGCGATCAATGTTCTGCTGAAATCAGAACATCAACCGATTACGCCAAAGACGCTAGGCATGAGAGTTCCCAATGAGCATGAGCCGAAGCCGGTCATTATGGACGGGAAGGTGCTAAGCGATACGCTCAACCAAAGAGGCTATGACGTGAAATGGTTGGAGAAGGAATTGAAGAAGTCAGACCTCTATATCGAAGATGTGTTCCTGGCGCAGCTTGATGACTACGGCTCTCTTTACCTGGATTTGTACGATGACAAGGTCAAAGTACCGAAGTCGACACAAAGCCAAGCAGCGCTGCTAGCCCAGCTGAAGAAGTGCGAAGCAGATATGGAGATGTATGGTATGCTGACAGCGGACGAGAGCGAGAAGCTCAAATACGCGGCATGCTCGAAGCAGCTGAAGCATCTCATAGACGAAGTGAGGCCGCTCATATATCAATAA